In Erigeron canadensis isolate Cc75 chromosome 7, C_canadensis_v1, whole genome shotgun sequence, one DNA window encodes the following:
- the LOC122608810 gene encoding 3-beta-hydroxylase-like has product MFLFIQESPFVFSISLVLVIWVLFTKWRVVSKSRNKKNLPPSPWKLPFIGNLHQLGASLHCSLLDLAKKHGPLMLIHLGSVPMLVASSVEVAEKILKTHDLIFSSRPQLKVPNALFYGSKDIAFSPYGEYWRQLKSIAVVHLLSNKRVVSFKKVREEETALLIQEIRESCGSVVNLSELTVSSTNNAICRMALGKAYRGLKFKNLMSQMMCLLGVVSIGSYIPWLSWVDCLSGLNHRTKKLSKELDEFLEGVIEEHITKRSETNGFVCGVDECQDLVDILLDVQKENANTADGFIIDKDSIKGVILDVFAAGTGTTSTITEWAVSELVRHPQVMKKLQQEVTKIANGRSMIYEEDLDKMKYLKAVIKETLRFHIPVPLLVQRETTQDVKLMGYDITAGTSVVINAWAIARDPTVWEEPGEFKPERFLNSSIDYKGLHYEFIPFGGGRRGCPGIHFAIAVNELALANLVYKYDFSLPNGKGGEELDMSEIFGLTVHKKFPLLLVATPRF; this is encoded by the exons ATGTTTCTATTTATACAAGAATCcccttttgttttttcaatttcCCTAGTTTTAGTGATTTGGGTATTGTTTACTAAATGGCGGGTTGTTTCTAAGTctagaaacaaaaaaaacttaccaCCATCTCCTTGGAAGCTCCCGTTCATCGGGAATCTCCATCAGCTAGGAGCGAGCCTCCATTGCTCGCTCTTGGACTTGGCCAAGAAACACGGTCCACTAATGCTGATTCATCTTGGCAGCGTGCCGATGCTTGTAGCATCGTCTGTAGAAGTAGCTGAAAAAATCTTGAAAACCCATGATTTAATCTTCTCTAGTAGACCCCAATTGAAAGTTCCTAATGCACTTTTTTATGGTTCCAAGGATATAGCATTTTCTCCGTACGGAGAGTATTGGAGACAGCTTAAGAGCATTGCAGTGGTCCACCTTTTAAGTAATAAACGCGTAGTATCCTTTAAAAAAGTCAGGGAAGAAGAGACGGCTCTTTTGATTCAAGAGATTAGAGAAAGTTGTGGTTCCGTAGTTAATTTAAGTGAGCTAACAGTGTCGTCTACAAATAATGCTATTTGTAGGATGGCCTTGGGTAAAGCATATCGTGGcttaaagtttaaaaacttgatgtcacaaatgatgTGTCTCTTAGGAGTTGTTAGCATCGGCAGTTATATTCCATGGTTGTCATGGGTGGATTGTTTGAGTGGTTTAAATCACCGAACAAAGAAACTTTCTAAAGAGTTAGATGAGTTTCTTGAAGGTGTTATTGAAGaacatataactaaaagaagcGAGACGAATGGTTTTGTTTGTGGGGTGGATGAATGTCAAGATTTAGTAGACATCTTGCTTGATGTCCAGAAAGAAAATGCTAATACAGCTGATGGCTTCATCATTGACAAAGATTCCATCAAAGGTGTCATCTTG GACGTATTTGCAGCCGGAACTGGTACAACATCTACGATTACAGAGTGGGCCGTTAGCGAGCTAGTAAGACATCCACAAGTGatgaaaaaattacaacaaGAAGTAACAAAAATAGCTAATGGAAGATCTATGATTTATGAGGAGGATTTGGACAAAATGAAGTACCTAAAGGCTGTCATCAAAGAGACCCTTCGATTTCACATTCCAGTCCCACTACTTGTTCAGCGCGAAACCACTCAAGATGTCAAACTTATGGGCTATGACATCACGGCAGGCACATCAGTGGTGATCAATGCTTGGGCGATAGCTAGAGATCCTACGGTGTGGGAAGAACCAGGAGAGTTTAAACCCGAGAGGTTCTTGAACAGTTCCATTGATTATAAGGGGTTACATTACGAGTTCATTCCATTTGGCGGTGGACGAAGAGGGTGTCCGGGCATTCATTTTGCCATAGCGGTTAATGAGCTTGCTTTAGCAAATTTGGTATACAAATATGACTTTTCATTGCCAAATGGAAAAGGAGGGGAAGAATTGGACATGAGTGAGATATTTGGGCTTACCGTGCATAAGAAGTTCCCTTTGCTACTTGTTGCAACTCCTCGGTTCTAG